The Phycisphaerales bacterium genome includes a region encoding these proteins:
- the fabF gene encoding beta-ketoacyl-ACP synthase II — translation MGAITPLGASTDAFWDGLVAGRSGIARISQFDPADNDVHIGGECRDFDPGPFIDARLIKRMDRFAQFAYVAARLASDQASLAPDVCDPQRAGVILGTGIGGLREIEEQHLRLIHKGPSKVSAFTIPKLMANAAAGHIAIGLNLRGSSASTATACASAGTAMGDAIQALRNGVLDIVVTGGSEAACTPLGLAAFAAMKALSTRNSEPARASRPFDRDRDGFVLSEGAGVLVFEEYEHARKRGAEIYAEVLGFGATTDAGDIVQPDPDGRGAARSMRMALEDARLNPDNVDYINAHGTSTPLGDVAETRAIKSVFGAAAQRVAVSSTKSCIGHLLGASGGVEAIACVLAMRNRTLPPTINLDHPDPECDLDYVPHTARDAAVRVAMNNSFGFGGHNTCVLFGLPR, via the coding sequence ATGGGGGCGATCACGCCGCTCGGGGCGTCTACGGATGCCTTTTGGGACGGGCTCGTCGCCGGCCGCTCCGGCATTGCCCGCATTTCGCAGTTCGACCCCGCCGACAATGACGTGCACATCGGGGGCGAGTGTCGCGACTTCGATCCCGGTCCCTTCATTGATGCGCGCCTCATCAAGCGCATGGACCGTTTCGCCCAGTTCGCTTACGTCGCGGCCCGACTCGCCTCCGACCAGGCCAGCCTCGCCCCGGATGTATGCGACCCGCAACGCGCCGGCGTCATCCTCGGCACCGGCATCGGCGGCCTGCGAGAGATCGAAGAACAGCACCTGCGCCTCATCCACAAAGGCCCGAGCAAGGTTTCGGCCTTCACCATCCCCAAGCTCATGGCCAACGCCGCGGCCGGCCACATCGCCATCGGCCTGAACCTGCGTGGGTCCAGTGCTTCCACGGCCACCGCCTGCGCCTCGGCCGGCACCGCGATGGGGGACGCCATCCAAGCCCTGCGAAACGGCGTGCTCGACATCGTCGTCACCGGCGGCAGTGAAGCCGCCTGCACCCCGCTCGGCCTCGCGGCCTTCGCCGCTATGAAGGCGCTGAGCACGCGCAACAGCGAACCGGCAAGGGCCTCCCGTCCATTCGACCGCGACCGAGACGGCTTCGTCCTCAGTGAAGGCGCCGGTGTCCTCGTCTTCGAAGAATACGAGCATGCCCGCAAACGCGGAGCCGAGATCTACGCCGAGGTGCTCGGTTTCGGCGCTACCACCGACGCCGGCGACATCGTGCAGCCCGATCCCGATGGCCGGGGCGCCGCCCGCTCCATGCGGATGGCCTTGGAAGACGCCCGGCTGAACCCCGACAACGTAGACTACATCAATGCCCACGGGACCAGCACGCCCCTCGGCGACGTCGCTGAAACACGCGCCATCAAATCCGTCTTTGGCGCCGCCGCCCAGCGCGTCGCGGTCAGCAGCACCAAGAGCTGCATAGGTCACCTGCTTGGCGCAAGCGGCGGCGTAGAGGCCATTGCCTGCGTCCTGGCAATGCGCAACCGCACCCTGCCACCGACCATCAACCTCGACCACCCCGACCCCGAGTGCGATCTGGACTACGTCCCGCACACCGCCCGCGATGCGGCTGTGCGCGTCGCCATGAATAACTCCTTCGGCTTCGGCGGACACAATACGTGCGTGCTCTTCGGCCTGCCGCGCTGA
- the acpP gene encoding acyl carrier protein: MNVAEGEISRETSFVNDLNADSLDTVELVMEFEDAFQLSIPDEEAEKIQTVGMAIDYIVKHLENASSDNA; encoded by the coding sequence ATGAACGTCGCGGAGGGTGAGATCAGCCGCGAGACGTCGTTCGTCAACGATCTGAACGCCGACTCGCTCGATACGGTCGAGCTGGTGATGGAGTTCGAGGATGCTTTTCAACTCAGCATTCCCGACGAGGAAGCCGAGAAGATTCAGACCGTCGGGATGGCGATCGACTATATCGTCAAGCATCTCGAAAACGCCAGCAGCGACAACGCCTAG
- a CDS encoding class II aldolase/adducin family protein: MDALAEELCALGRRAYDRLLVDGTGGNFSVRTPDGNILCTPTLFSKGRLTPADLCLVDPDGRQVAGTRRPSTELQLHLAIYRAHAAIRAVVHTHPPYATTFAVRGESLPEGVLPEGDVFLGPVPLVPYATTGTAAMAEAIEPCVREHVAALLQNHGAVTWGPDLETAYVLTETLEAVARVVWQARLVGGERAIPAADRAPLAELRAKFRRQMGY, translated from the coding sequence ATGGATGCACTGGCCGAAGAACTGTGTGCGTTGGGGCGTCGAGCGTACGACCGCCTGTTGGTTGACGGTACCGGCGGCAATTTTTCGGTTCGTACGCCGGACGGGAACATTCTGTGCACGCCGACGCTCTTTTCGAAGGGGCGGCTTACGCCAGCCGACCTGTGCCTCGTCGATCCGGATGGGCGTCAGGTGGCGGGCACGCGCCGACCGAGCACCGAACTGCAGCTCCACCTGGCAATCTACCGAGCCCACGCCGCCATCCGCGCAGTGGTGCATACCCACCCGCCCTACGCAACCACCTTCGCGGTACGCGGCGAGTCCCTGCCCGAGGGCGTGCTGCCGGAAGGTGATGTGTTTCTCGGGCCCGTCCCCCTCGTGCCCTACGCCACCACGGGCACCGCGGCGATGGCGGAGGCGATCGAACCTTGCGTGCGCGAGCACGTTGCGGCACTCCTTCAGAATCATGGCGCCGTGACGTGGGGGCCGGACCTGGAAACGGCATATGTGTTGACGGAGACGCTGGAGGCCGTCGCCCGCGTGGTCTGGCAGGCGCGGCTGGTTGGCGGGGAACGGGCGATCCCGGCGGCGGACCGGGCCCCCTTGGCGGAGTTGCGGGCGAAATTTCGCCGACAAATGGGCTATTGA
- a CDS encoding sulfite exporter TauE/SafE family protein yields the protein MDWMQLAWGRRRVRIWLFVVAAVACLLAFSARPEGGWLTQLHGGALVPSVVLLVFGAALLCEYVDSSLGMGYGTALTPVLLMAGFEPVQVVPAVLLSEFLTGIAATLWHHRDGNLNLLVDHEARTTALLIGGLSGMGAVVAVLLAMLLHTKLSSDWLSLIIGLIVLSMGILILVTLRRRFQYRRSHLLAVGAVAAFNKGLSGGGYGPLVTAGQVVSGVSSKQAVGVTSLGEAITCFVGLVAYMLLGGGIHWGLAVPLTAGALLSVPVATLTVRRMGETHLRAIVGVVTCVLGAIVLVKLLF from the coding sequence ATGGACTGGATGCAACTGGCATGGGGGCGCCGCCGGGTGCGCATCTGGTTGTTTGTGGTCGCGGCGGTGGCGTGCCTGCTGGCATTCTCAGCCCGACCGGAAGGGGGCTGGCTGACGCAGTTGCACGGGGGGGCGCTGGTTCCGTCGGTCGTGCTGCTGGTCTTTGGGGCGGCACTGCTCTGTGAGTACGTGGACTCCAGTCTGGGGATGGGCTATGGCACGGCGCTCACGCCGGTGCTGCTGATGGCCGGCTTCGAACCGGTACAGGTTGTGCCGGCGGTGCTGCTGAGTGAATTCTTGACCGGTATTGCGGCCACGCTGTGGCATCATCGCGACGGCAACCTGAACCTGCTGGTGGACCACGAAGCCCGTACGACTGCCCTGTTGATCGGTGGGCTGAGCGGGATGGGAGCGGTGGTGGCAGTCTTGCTGGCGATGTTGCTGCACACCAAGCTGTCTTCCGATTGGCTTTCACTGATCATCGGACTGATCGTGCTGAGCATGGGCATCCTGATCCTTGTGACGCTGCGGCGGCGATTTCAGTACCGACGCTCGCACCTGCTCGCGGTGGGGGCCGTGGCGGCGTTCAACAAGGGGCTGAGCGGCGGCGGATACGGGCCCCTGGTGACCGCCGGGCAGGTGGTGTCGGGTGTCTCGTCGAAGCAGGCGGTCGGGGTTACCTCTCTCGGCGAAGCGATCACGTGTTTCGTAGGGTTGGTGGCGTACATGCTGCTCGGGGGTGGGATTCACTGGGGGCTCGCGGTTCCGTTGACGGCGGGCGCACTGCTCTCGGTGCCGGTGGCCACACTGACCGTGCGGCGCATGGGCGAGACGCACTTGCGGGCGATTGTCGGTGTGGTGACGTGTGTTCTGGGGGCGATTGTGCTGGTCAAGCTGCTGTTCTGA
- a CDS encoding ATP-dependent Clp protease adaptor ClpS — translation MSATPQHNTAIATPKLRTAPLWHVILLDDDDHTYEYVIEMLGKIFHFDAQHAFRLAREVDETGRVILETTVFERAEWRQEQVQAFGADWRIERCRGSMRCVLEPAPS, via the coding sequence ATGTCCGCAACGCCGCAACACAACACCGCGATTGCGACGCCCAAGCTCAGAACCGCACCCCTCTGGCACGTCATCCTGCTCGACGACGACGACCACACCTACGAGTACGTCATCGAAATGCTCGGCAAGATCTTCCATTTCGACGCGCAGCATGCTTTCCGCCTGGCACGGGAAGTCGACGAAACCGGCCGCGTCATCCTTGAGACCACGGTTTTCGAACGGGCCGAGTGGCGGCAGGAGCAGGTGCAGGCCTTCGGGGCGGACTGGCGCATTGAACGGTGCCGGGGGTCGATGCGCTGCGTGCTCGAACCGGCGCCCTCCTGA
- the ribA gene encoding GTP cyclohydrolase II, translating to MSGGPASAAGQSPFSPIEEILADLRLGRMIVLVDDECRENEGDLVCPAQSINPEKVNFMLRFARGTLCVALTQQRCRRLHLTPQVTDNTTRLGTNFTITVDAGPQLGTTTGVSAFDRAATIRHLVAEEAVPEDFVRPGHVNPLTARDGGVLVRGGQTEGSVDLCRLAGMLPGAALIEILNDDGTMARVPQLIAFCRQHGLKMCTIADLIEYRLQRERLVERVEQIPLKNEFGDWRLFAYRARSDAQTHVALCRGGVGEIDAAGNVAPQPEPVLVRVHSECLTGDVFGSFRCECGEQLGAAMAMIAREGRGALVYLRQEGRGIGLENKLHAYRMQDQGLDTVQANEVLGFRADQRDYGIGAQILRDLGLQRIRILTNNPKKVSRLAMYGLEITEQLPLEIEPNEHNRRYLETKKYKLGHQLRKV from the coding sequence ATGAGCGGCGGACCCGCTTCCGCAGCCGGACAGAGCCCCTTCAGCCCGATCGAAGAGATCCTTGCCGATCTGCGGCTGGGGCGGATGATCGTGCTGGTGGACGACGAATGTCGTGAGAACGAGGGGGATCTCGTCTGTCCAGCGCAGTCGATCAATCCGGAGAAGGTGAATTTCATGCTGAGATTCGCCCGCGGGACGCTGTGCGTCGCCCTGACGCAGCAGCGCTGCCGCCGGCTGCACCTGACGCCGCAAGTGACTGACAACACGACGCGTCTCGGTACGAATTTCACGATCACCGTCGATGCCGGTCCCCAGCTCGGCACGACGACGGGTGTGTCCGCATTCGATCGGGCTGCGACGATCCGTCACCTCGTGGCGGAGGAAGCCGTGCCGGAGGACTTTGTGCGTCCGGGGCACGTCAACCCGCTCACGGCCCGCGACGGCGGGGTGCTCGTGCGGGGCGGGCAGACAGAGGGCTCGGTGGACCTGTGCCGGCTGGCGGGGATGCTGCCGGGCGCTGCGCTGATCGAGATTCTGAACGACGACGGAACCATGGCGCGTGTCCCGCAACTCATCGCATTTTGCCGACAGCACGGCCTGAAGATGTGCACGATCGCCGACCTGATCGAGTACCGCCTGCAGCGTGAACGGCTCGTGGAGCGCGTCGAGCAGATTCCGCTGAAGAACGAGTTCGGTGATTGGCGGCTGTTCGCGTACCGGGCGCGGAGTGATGCGCAGACCCACGTGGCGCTTTGCCGGGGCGGTGTGGGAGAAATCGATGCGGCTGGCAACGTCGCTCCGCAGCCGGAGCCGGTGCTGGTGCGTGTGCACAGCGAGTGCCTCACGGGTGACGTGTTCGGATCGTTCCGTTGCGAGTGTGGCGAGCAGCTCGGCGCCGCGATGGCGATGATTGCGCGGGAAGGGCGTGGCGCGTTGGTCTACCTGCGGCAGGAAGGTCGGGGGATCGGGCTGGAAAACAAGCTGCACGCTTACCGCATGCAGGACCAGGGCCTCGACACGGTGCAGGCGAACGAGGTGCTGGGCTTCCGCGCCGACCAGCGTGATTACGGCATTGGGGCCCAGATTCTGCGCGACCTGGGCTTGCAACGCATCCGCATCCTGACCAACAACCCGAAGAAGGTGAGCCGGCTGGCGATGTATGGGCTGGAGATCACCGAGCAATTGCCGCTCGAGATCGAGCCGAACGAGCACAACCGCCGCTATCTGGAGACCAAGAAGTACAAGCTGGGGCACCAGTTGCGAAAGGTGTAG
- a CDS encoding fibronectin type III domain-containing protein, with translation MLVTLRPSYGLLLFVLPVTLFCAAAVTPAQVIYQLDPRSQTEILGLQSDFDGAGLPIFIHEERQSRLMCGGAIVHTDGIWRPVGGGELPLPPDIFANVEDEPASLILVVTGPGRSCPQFIFNISGTPPAGAVDAIEAAAERFTHLFSDCVDIHIKVKFKSMGQNTIGSTSNKFVKYRYDEVRSALLADRDDDDVVILYMPTGDRIDVKYQGTEVKEEKHVYLSRSVAKAIGLISATSTKKDGTFKFNTDFAFDYDPTDGIIGGRMDFQHVVLHELGHLLGFTSGVDFRNKNIENLDLARFSTADCADTYSDFRDNPRTGGEDKQGVGCRTCLPEWGDWRMSTGVGNGDGNQASHWKNDGITGVWVGVMDPTLAPGAQFYSPNTLIEDYLTAADAYAFDFMGWDFEYDDLTPGSFSLSFPADGTTNTLLAGLGLDWTNSANATSYRVRVYPYCFMVDGVTPLIDVETTTSSYFIPAGILQQNTIYCWFVTAENAFGARVSATWSFTTEPPGLVLAPPNFDLAQPANGASGAPLNLQFTWQLIGGDDLAAYRVQIDDEPAFVGDKILDQIQPPPFGREDFVTFQVPDKLLQNNKTYYWRVFAINGRGTRLCESQHRSFTTGAFPPGPFGVLEPEPGMTNVTLTPAIVWQPAWGAAYYRVQVDDDPDFGSPELDLNPVPQTFVEVPPGVLLPDTDYYVRVRGVNAAGPGPVVAPALPFTTRPDPPDPFALEGPGDGEIIFPTRPLLNWEPSAGAAGYLLELDPEVEPLSPHWVRSGVQTAALPPVGLLERGTKYYWRVTAFNGGGQTEGSPPVGKAFHVAATTADIEPDGDRDMVEVRALQLCYAPVALPPLPPICALLDLQPDGRIDWADANPILHALTGP, from the coding sequence ATGCTGGTGACCCTGCGCCCATCCTACGGCCTCCTGCTTTTCGTTCTACCCGTTACGCTGTTCTGCGCAGCGGCGGTGACGCCGGCCCAGGTTATTTACCAGTTGGATCCGCGTTCACAGACCGAGATCTTAGGGCTGCAGAGCGACTTCGACGGTGCGGGGCTGCCGATTTTCATACATGAGGAGCGGCAGTCGCGGCTCATGTGTGGGGGTGCGATCGTGCACACTGACGGCATCTGGCGGCCGGTCGGTGGCGGAGAATTGCCACTACCCCCCGACATCTTTGCGAATGTCGAGGATGAGCCCGCGTCGCTGATACTCGTTGTCACAGGTCCGGGCCGGTCCTGTCCGCAGTTCATTTTCAACATATCCGGGACTCCGCCGGCGGGTGCCGTCGACGCCATTGAGGCCGCCGCCGAGCGCTTCACACACCTCTTCTCCGATTGCGTAGATATTCACATCAAGGTGAAATTCAAGAGCATGGGGCAAAACACGATCGGTTCGACCTCGAACAAGTTCGTGAAGTACCGGTACGACGAAGTGCGGTCGGCGCTGCTGGCCGACCGCGATGACGACGACGTCGTGATTCTCTACATGCCGACAGGTGACCGCATCGACGTCAAGTACCAGGGCACAGAGGTCAAGGAAGAGAAGCACGTGTACCTGTCACGGTCGGTGGCCAAGGCCATCGGCCTGATCAGCGCGACTTCCACGAAGAAGGATGGAACGTTCAAGTTCAACACGGACTTTGCCTTCGATTACGACCCCACCGATGGCATCATCGGCGGGCGGATGGATTTCCAGCACGTTGTGCTGCACGAGCTCGGCCACCTGCTCGGTTTCACGTCCGGCGTGGACTTCCGTAACAAGAACATCGAAAACCTGGACCTGGCGCGCTTCTCGACGGCGGATTGCGCCGACACCTACAGCGATTTTCGCGACAACCCCCGCACCGGTGGCGAGGACAAGCAGGGCGTCGGCTGTCGCACGTGTCTGCCGGAATGGGGCGACTGGCGCATGTCTACCGGTGTGGGTAATGGCGACGGTAACCAGGCCTCCCACTGGAAGAACGATGGGATAACCGGCGTGTGGGTCGGCGTCATGGATCCGACGCTTGCGCCGGGGGCGCAATTCTACAGCCCGAATACGCTGATCGAGGACTATCTGACGGCGGCCGATGCGTACGCCTTCGACTTCATGGGCTGGGACTTCGAGTACGACGATCTCACGCCGGGCTCGTTTTCGCTCAGCTTCCCGGCCGACGGCACCACCAATACGCTGCTCGCCGGCCTTGGACTCGACTGGACGAATTCCGCGAACGCGACGAGCTATCGGGTGCGCGTCTACCCTTACTGCTTCATGGTGGACGGTGTCACGCCGCTGATCGACGTCGAGACCACCACATCCTCGTACTTCATCCCGGCGGGGATCCTTCAGCAGAACACGATCTACTGCTGGTTTGTGACGGCGGAGAACGCGTTTGGTGCGCGCGTCTCGGCCACGTGGAGCTTCACCACGGAACCGCCCGGGCTTGTCCTTGCGCCGCCGAATTTCGACCTGGCGCAACCCGCGAACGGCGCCTCGGGCGCGCCTCTCAACCTCCAGTTCACCTGGCAGCTCATCGGGGGAGACGATCTCGCCGCATACCGCGTGCAGATCGACGATGAACCCGCGTTCGTTGGCGACAAAATCCTCGATCAGATCCAGCCCCCACCTTTTGGCCGTGAGGACTTCGTCACTTTCCAGGTGCCTGACAAGCTCCTGCAGAACAACAAGACGTACTACTGGCGCGTATTCGCGATCAATGGCCGAGGCACGCGGCTGTGCGAATCCCAGCACCGCTCGTTCACGACCGGCGCGTTCCCGCCCGGGCCGTTCGGCGTGCTCGAGCCCGAGCCCGGCATGACGAATGTGACGCTTACGCCGGCGATCGTGTGGCAGCCGGCTTGGGGAGCGGCCTACTACCGTGTCCAGGTTGATGATGACCCGGATTTTGGTTCACCAGAACTGGACCTCAACCCGGTGCCGCAGACGTTCGTCGAGGTGCCCCCGGGCGTATTGCTGCCCGATACCGACTACTACGTCCGCGTCCGCGGCGTGAACGCCGCCGGCCCGGGTCCGGTGGTGGCCCCGGCGCTGCCGTTTACGACGCGCCCGGACCCGCCGGACCCGTTTGCGCTGGAGGGGCCGGGCGACGGCGAGATTATCTTCCCGACGCGTCCGTTGCTGAACTGGGAGCCGTCCGCCGGTGCCGCCGGCTACCTGCTCGAACTCGACCCGGAGGTCGAGCCGCTGAGCCCGCATTGGGTACGCAGCGGTGTTCAGACGGCCGCGCTGCCCCCGGTGGGTCTGCTCGAACGCGGCACCAAGTACTACTGGCGGGTGACGGCGTTCAACGGCGGTGGCCAGACCGAGGGCTCGCCGCCCGTGGGCAAGGCCTTCCACGTCGCCGCGACAACGGCCGACATCGAACCCGACGGCGATCGTGACATGGTTGAAGTCCGAGCGCTACAGCTCTGCTACGCTCCCGTAGCTCTCCCCCCGCTTCCGCCGATTTGCGCGCTCTTGGATCTCCAGCCCGACGGCCGCATTGATTGGGCGGATGCCAACCCGATCCTGCACGCCCTGACCGGACCGTAG
- a CDS encoding aspartate carbamoyltransferase catalytic subunit encodes MTAATANVEPLLWTRKHLLTLSELSREEILHVLDTAQSFQEVSTRSVKKVPALRGRVVVNMFFEDSTRTRMSFELAAQRVSATVIDFAEKMSSTQKGETLIDTARNIEAMGVDIMVLRHPAAGAAKHLAASVNCCVINAGDGQHAHPTQALLDLFTIRERKGRIDGLNVAIVGDISHSRVARSDIRGLQKLGARVTLVGPPTLAPRSFEAMGARVTHDFESVLPEMDVINMLRIQKERMTSSGFPSVREYVRFFGMNRDRLRRCRPDVLIMHPGPVNRGIELAADVADGPNSSILQQVTNGLAVRMAVLFLCQQAAAATERAE; translated from the coding sequence ATGACCGCAGCGACAGCGAACGTTGAACCCCTGCTCTGGACCCGCAAACACCTCCTCACGCTCTCCGAACTGAGTCGTGAGGAGATCCTGCATGTGCTCGACACGGCCCAGAGCTTCCAGGAGGTCTCCACCCGCAGTGTGAAGAAGGTGCCGGCGCTGCGCGGGCGGGTCGTCGTGAACATGTTCTTCGAGGACAGTACCCGCACACGCATGAGCTTCGAGCTGGCCGCGCAGCGCGTTTCCGCCACCGTCATCGACTTCGCCGAGAAGATGTCGTCCACTCAGAAGGGCGAGACGCTGATCGACACCGCTCGAAATATCGAGGCCATGGGGGTCGACATCATGGTCCTGCGGCACCCCGCCGCCGGGGCCGCCAAGCACCTGGCCGCGTCCGTCAACTGCTGCGTGATCAACGCCGGCGACGGCCAGCACGCCCACCCGACGCAGGCCCTGCTCGACCTCTTCACCATTCGCGAGCGCAAGGGCCGCATCGACGGCCTGAACGTCGCCATCGTGGGTGACATCTCGCATTCTCGCGTCGCCCGTTCCGACATCCGCGGCCTGCAGAAACTCGGTGCCCGGGTCACGCTGGTCGGGCCGCCTACGCTCGCACCTCGCTCGTTTGAAGCCATGGGCGCGCGCGTCACGCACGACTTTGAATCCGTGCTGCCGGAGATGGACGTCATCAATATGCTCCGCATCCAGAAGGAACGCATGACCAGCAGCGGCTTCCCCTCCGTGCGGGAGTATGTCCGCTTTTTCGGCATGAATCGCGACCGTCTGCGGCGCTGCCGCCCGGACGTGCTCATCATGCACCCCGGCCCGGTCAACCGCGGCATTGAACTCGCCGCGGATGTCGCTGACGGACCGAATTCAAGCATCCTCCAGCAGGTGACCAACGGCCTCGCCGTCCGCATGGCCGTGCTGTTTCTGTGCCAGCAGGCCGCCGCCGCCACCGAGCGCGCCGAGTAA
- the pyrR gene encoding bifunctional pyr operon transcriptional regulator/uracil phosphoribosyltransferase PyrR, giving the protein MAPPLRYAAMTLLLNQAEMCDTLEKLARSVAGAAPREVPFALVGIRRRGETLARRLLPLLAKAGRPPDHFGVLDITLYRDDLTTIGPKAMLRGTEIDFDVTDTWLLLVDDVLYTGRSVRAALDAIVDLGRPQAVRLAVLVDRGRRELPIQADFVGLHTDTEAHHIVRVKLTEVDGVDEVELDDRSDSER; this is encoded by the coding sequence ATGGCACCGCCGCTACGCTACGCAGCCATGACGCTCTTGCTTAACCAGGCGGAAATGTGCGACACGCTCGAAAAGCTGGCGCGCAGCGTGGCCGGGGCCGCCCCGCGCGAAGTCCCCTTTGCGCTGGTGGGAATCCGCCGACGTGGTGAGACCTTGGCTCGCCGCCTGCTGCCCCTGCTGGCGAAGGCCGGCCGGCCCCCGGACCATTTCGGGGTCCTCGACATCACCCTCTATCGCGACGACCTCACCACCATCGGCCCCAAGGCCATGCTGCGTGGCACGGAGATCGACTTCGACGTCACGGATACCTGGCTGCTGCTCGTGGACGACGTGCTCTATACGGGCCGGTCGGTGCGAGCGGCCCTCGACGCTATCGTCGATCTCGGGCGCCCCCAGGCCGTCCGGCTGGCTGTGCTGGTGGACCGCGGGCGCCGCGAGTTGCCGATTCAGGCCGATTTCGTCGGACTCCACACCGACACGGAAGCGCATCACATCGTCCGCGTCAAGCTCACCGAGGTGGATGGCGTGGATGAGGTCGAACTCGATGACCGCAGCGACAGCGAACGTTGA
- a CDS encoding aminopeptidase P family protein, which produces MRPVSVAIPSEIVRDHVARLGDLMRAADYTAVIVFAPANMLAFVGVPYSASDRLTCAAITREGAVHAICPAFERPGFADVEDWVQIHTWAEDSDAYAALAAALATDGIRRGRLGVDGRIWLEAFERFKSVFPEMQVDSAEHLLRAVRICKSPAEQAILRAAHALGERAFLELATLMRAGISERALHDELTTRCAPLGLVVSPLIQSGPNASAPHHLTDERVLRAGDAIVVDSVTRYRGYFNDLTRTWVLGTPGTQVRSAYRAVRTAQAAAIEAARPGVAAGELDAIARRVITEAGFGPCFVHRLGHGIGLECHEPPYLVAGNGEPLRAGMCMTVEPGIYVPGEFGIRIEDDIIITADGCEVIRGELATDVCPHFDA; this is translated from the coding sequence ATGCGGCCTGTGTCCGTGGCTATTCCGTCCGAGATCGTCCGCGATCACGTCGCCCGGCTCGGCGACCTGATGCGGGCAGCCGACTACACGGCCGTCATCGTGTTTGCCCCAGCCAACATGCTGGCCTTCGTCGGTGTGCCCTACAGCGCTTCCGACCGGTTGACCTGTGCCGCCATAACGCGAGAGGGCGCCGTACATGCGATCTGTCCGGCCTTCGAACGGCCGGGGTTCGCGGACGTCGAGGACTGGGTGCAGATTCACACCTGGGCGGAAGATAGCGATGCTTACGCGGCCCTGGCGGCGGCCCTGGCGACCGATGGCATCCGGCGCGGGCGGCTGGGTGTGGATGGACGTATCTGGCTCGAGGCGTTCGAGCGTTTCAAGTCAGTGTTTCCAGAGATGCAGGTGGATTCAGCGGAACATTTGCTGCGCGCGGTGCGCATCTGCAAGTCGCCGGCGGAACAGGCCATCCTGCGGGCGGCGCACGCCCTGGGCGAGCGGGCCTTCCTGGAGCTTGCGACGCTCATGCGGGCCGGTATCAGCGAGCGCGCCCTGCACGACGAACTCACGACCCGCTGCGCTCCGCTGGGGCTGGTCGTCAGCCCGCTGATCCAATCGGGGCCGAACGCATCTGCGCCGCACCATCTGACCGACGAACGCGTCTTACGGGCCGGGGATGCGATCGTCGTGGACAGTGTCACGCGGTACCGCGGCTACTTCAACGACCTTACGCGGACGTGGGTGCTGGGAACACCTGGTACGCAGGTCAGGAGCGCCTATCGTGCGGTGCGTACAGCACAGGCCGCGGCGATCGAAGCGGCGCGCCCGGGCGTGGCGGCGGGGGAACTGGATGCGATTGCCCGCCGCGTCATTACCGAGGCGGGCTTCGGGCCGTGCTTCGTCCACCGGCTCGGCCACGGGATCGGGCTGGAGTGCCACGAACCGCCGTACCTGGTGGCCGGTAATGGCGAGCCGTTGCGGGCCGGCATGTGCATGACCGTCGAGCCGGGCATTTACGTGCCGGGGGAGTTTGGCATTCGCATAGAAGATGACATCATCATCACGGCCGACGGCTGTGAAGTGATCCGCGGCGAACTCGCCACCGACGTATGTCCACACTTTGACGCCTGA
- a CDS encoding lipocalin family protein, producing MRAMMGVGVLYLGVLGLLTGCSGVIGTPLYTVPDVDLERYAGKWYEIARYPNWFQGTDCVATTAEYTLRGDGTVLVVNRCRNGSVDGPVVEARATARRPNADEPGKLLVRFGFFEAPYWIIDLDPDYEWAVVGEPTRSVLWILSRTPTMSDDLYADITSRLPAQDYSVSRLIRPPQRIERDE from the coding sequence ATGCGTGCAATGATGGGAGTCGGCGTACTGTACCTGGGGGTACTCGGGCTGTTGACCGGGTGTTCCGGCGTGATCGGCACGCCGCTTTACACCGTGCCCGACGTGGACCTGGAGCGTTACGCGGGCAAGTGGTACGAGATCGCCCGGTACCCGAACTGGTTCCAGGGCACGGACTGCGTCGCGACGACCGCGGAGTATACGCTCCGCGGCGACGGCACCGTGCTGGTCGTGAACCGCTGTCGCAATGGCAGCGTGGATGGCCCGGTAGTCGAAGCCCGCGCCACCGCCCGTCGCCCGAACGCGGACGAACCCGGCAAGCTGCTCGTCAGGTTCGGGTTCTTTGAAGCCCCCTACTGGATCATCGACCTTGACCCGGACTACGAGTGGGCCGTCGTCGGGGAACCTACCCGAAGCGTGCTTTGGATTCTCAGCCGCACACCCACCATGTCCGATGATCTTTACGCGGACATCACCAGCCGCCTGCCGGCACAGGACTACAGCGTGAGCCGGCTGATCCGCCCACCGCAGCGCATCGAAAGGGATGAATAG